TAACCCATGGTTTTCACGAGTGGCTTGAGTTTCTTGAACATCTCTCCCCGACAATAAAAACTCCCGCTTTTTCCCTTTTCAGACTCGGTGTTGTCAGCGTTTCCTTTATGCTGCTCCTCTATTTCGGACTCTTTATCAATATTATCACTTATTACGGGGACCAAGCCCTGAAAACCACGCCGCGAAGTGTCAAAGCTATCATCGGTTTTTCTGCTCTTACCCTTATCCTTCTGACAACCTACCTGGATATGGGGACGGGCAGGGCAACAGTAACCCGTATCTTCGTGGCCTTTCCCGGTGGCCTGCTCTCGGGAATCGGCCTGATGCTCTATTCACGTACCGCCAGGACATTTTCCAAAAAAGTGGCAGTCAATTTCATACTGGCAGGCATTTTCATGATCTGCTATGCCATACTGACCGGTCTTATCCCCTCCCAGGTCGTTGTTCCCTTTTTTCATATCAAGGTAATCTTTTTCAGGAGTGTTTCAGCTTTTCTCATCATGTTCTTTACCATAAGAGCTCTCTCGGTTTTCAGCCTCGAACAGCATGAGCTGATTAATGAGCGACTGTTACGCTTTTCCCAGTCGGAAAAACTGACTTCCATGGGTATTCTAGCAGCAGGCATTGCCCATGAAATTAACAATCCCCTTGCCAATGTCTCCCTCAATGTGGAAATGCTCAAAGACCTGACCGGTGACGATGAGCGCATAGCCAGAAAACTGAAAGCCATTGAACGCAATAGTGCGCGGGCCGCAAAAATCGCACAGGAACTGCTCCATTTCTCACGGGAAAAAGAAACCGGCCTGGAACCTGTTGATATCAATCAGGTCATTACCAGCTCCTGTAATCTGCTCCAGACCCATGGCCAGGGGCCTGAAATCAACCTGAATCTTCAGGATGTTCCGGAGATCGATGGTATTTTCTGGAAACTGGAAGAGGTCTTCATCAACCTGCTGATGAACAGTATTGATGCCTGCGTGAATGAAGATTCCATTGAGATAGAATCTTTTGTCCAGAACAATACAGTAACCGTAATACTCACTGACACCGGCCACGGTATCCACGAAAAAGATCTTTTCAAGGTCTTTGACCCGTTTTATACAACCAAACCGGTCGGCAGGGGAACAGGCCTCGGCCTGTCGGTGTGTTATAATATAATCAAACAGCATGGCGGGGAAATATCTCTTGTTTCAAGTGAATACGGTGGAACTGTTGTAACCGTTTCCTTTCCGGTGGCAGACGGAAAAACCATGGGAGAACAGGCTGGTGAAAGATGAAACCATTTTGGTCATTGATGACGACAGGGATCTGCGCGAATCGATAGTTGAAATTCTTGAAGACAACGGACTGACGGCCACAGGTTGTGGATCGGCGGAAGAGGCAATTGAAAAAATAAAAATCAGTGTTCCAAGTCTTGTCATCGTGGACAATATGATGCCGGGAATGGGTGGACTGGCCCTGATGCCGCTTTTGAAAAATGACTATCCCTGGTTGAAAATTATCATGATTACAGCCTTTTCAACAGTTGACAATGCTGTTGCCGCCATGAAGGGAGGCGCTGATGATTATCTGTCAAAACCGTTTAAACGGAATGAACTGCTTGTTGCCGTAAGGCAAAACCTGGAGGAGCTGAGGTTTGAGAAACAACTCTCTGAACATGACATGGACTCCACCCTGGTCTGTCTGTCAAACGGAATAAGGAGACAGATCCTGGCAATACTGGCAAAAAACCGGAAAATGCGGTTTATGGATATAACCAGGAACTTGGAAATCAGTGACCATACCAAGGTCAATTTTCATCTGAAAAACCTCAAGGCAAACAGCTTTGTCACCCAGGACAGCGAAAAGAACTATATGCTGACATCCCAGGGAAAAAAAATAATCGACCGCCTCCATCTCTTCCTGCAAAATCTTTCCAAATAATATTTGACAGTTACAAAGAGTCTGCGGATTCTATCTCACAACGTGGCTTAATTCTATAAAAACCTCGGGAATCGAGGCTCAATGCGGGCTACCATACGAAAACTCTTGAGATGAAGATTGGATAACCCTTCAGCAGTAAAATTGACCATTTTCAATTTTTTTTATTAAGAATGGTCATTCCCTTCCTTCACTACAGCCCTCCCTTTTCCACCTGAAATTATTCCCTGATTAAAATTTTTCACCGATTAAGGCCGCACTTGACATAATTATAGACTACTCTCAAATTTTATATTACACCATTATATTGTTATTAAAACAGTGTTCAAATTCAAGAAAACAGATGTCTGAGAGGAAATTTCATGAAAAAATCAAGAAAAAACCTTGTGCCTGTACTGTTTGTCTTTTTTTCCATATTACAGATAAACCCGGTTGACACAGCTGCCCGACAGAAACTCGTCACAATTGGAACCGGCAGCATTGCCGGAGTCTACTACCCCTGTGGAGTCGCCATTGGAACCCTTGCCAATCTGCAGAGAAAAGAGCACGGTCTCAGATTTGCGGTAGAAGCAACATCGGGGTCCAGATTTAATCTGAAGACAGTGGCAGAGGGGGAACTGGATTTTGGATTTGTTCAATCTGATGTGCAATTTCAGGCGACAAAGGGAACCGGCTCATTTGAGCGGCAGGGGCCAGTAAAATCTTTACGTTCAGTGTTCTCGTTGTCCCCTGAATTTCTTTTCCTGGTAACCAGGGTCGATGCCTCCATCAAAACCATCGACGATCTTCCCGGCAAACGTGTCAATATAGGCAACAGAGGTTCAGGCCAGGCAGAGACTTTTAAAAAAATTATGAAAATCATGGGATGGAATACAAAAACCTTTTCTGAAATACTGCGGTTAAAATCGAATGAGCAATCCCGTGCTCTCTGTGACGATAAAGTCGACGCCATCATATTCACAGCTGCAGATTCCAGCAAATCCATTCTAGACGCAACAAAACAATGCGATACAGTATTCAGCACAATAAGTGGTGAGAAAATCACTACTTTGCTGAGCAGATACCCGTACTATAAAAAAATGACAATCCCCGGGAAAAAGTACAGAGGGGTTCCACATGATATCCAGACAATCGGGGTAATGACAACTCTTGTCACCGATGCCGATGTTCCTGAGAATATTGTTTATGAACTCGTCAGGGCCGTTTTCGAGAACTTTGACACATTCAAACAGAAACACCCGGCGCTTACTACCTTAAATAAAGCAGACATGGTCAAAGTCGGTTTATATGCACCTCTGCATAAAGGAGCTCTCAAGTATTTCAAAGAGGCTGGTCTGCTGTAGTCTGGTTTATATAAACCGGCATGGACAGCCCCAAAGGCTCAACCGTAAAAACCCTACAGCAGTGTAGTTTTTTTGGTAAATATCATTTTATTCCCAGGAGATCACCCATGGAAAAATATATCGTCAGTTTTCTGTTTGCCATCATATTGATTACAGCCGGTCCTGTACAGGGCGAAGAAAAAGCTGCCGGCACCAATATGTACAAAACATGCTCAAA
The DNA window shown above is from Desulfomarina profundi and carries:
- a CDS encoding sensor histidine kinase, which produces MVWDFILYLLYGLAFFTLGVAILSREIRLSELGIARIIWLLALFGITHGFHEWLEFLEHLSPTIKTPAFSLFRLGVVSVSFMLLLYFGLFINIITYYGDQALKTTPRSVKAIIGFSALTLILLTTYLDMGTGRATVTRIFVAFPGGLLSGIGLMLYSRTARTFSKKVAVNFILAGIFMICYAILTGLIPSQVVVPFFHIKVIFFRSVSAFLIMFFTIRALSVFSLEQHELINERLLRFSQSEKLTSMGILAAGIAHEINNPLANVSLNVEMLKDLTGDDERIARKLKAIERNSARAAKIAQELLHFSREKETGLEPVDINQVITSSCNLLQTHGQGPEINLNLQDVPEIDGIFWKLEEVFINLLMNSIDACVNEDSIEIESFVQNNTVTVILTDTGHGIHEKDLFKVFDPFYTTKPVGRGTGLGLSVCYNIIKQHGGEISLVSSEYGGTVVTVSFPVADGKTMGEQAGER
- a CDS encoding response regulator, which translates into the protein MKDETILVIDDDRDLRESIVEILEDNGLTATGCGSAEEAIEKIKISVPSLVIVDNMMPGMGGLALMPLLKNDYPWLKIIMITAFSTVDNAVAAMKGGADDYLSKPFKRNELLVAVRQNLEELRFEKQLSEHDMDSTLVCLSNGIRRQILAILAKNRKMRFMDITRNLEISDHTKVNFHLKNLKANSFVTQDSEKNYMLTSQGKKIIDRLHLFLQNLSK
- a CDS encoding TAXI family TRAP transporter solute-binding subunit; this translates as MKKSRKNLVPVLFVFFSILQINPVDTAARQKLVTIGTGSIAGVYYPCGVAIGTLANLQRKEHGLRFAVEATSGSRFNLKTVAEGELDFGFVQSDVQFQATKGTGSFERQGPVKSLRSVFSLSPEFLFLVTRVDASIKTIDDLPGKRVNIGNRGSGQAETFKKIMKIMGWNTKTFSEILRLKSNEQSRALCDDKVDAIIFTAADSSKSILDATKQCDTVFSTISGEKITTLLSRYPYYKKMTIPGKKYRGVPHDIQTIGVMTTLVTDADVPENIVYELVRAVFENFDTFKQKHPALTTLNKADMVKVGLYAPLHKGALKYFKEAGLL